Proteins from one Salmo salar chromosome ssa07, Ssal_v3.1, whole genome shotgun sequence genomic window:
- the LOC106609539 gene encoding high-affinity choline transporter 1 isoform X1: protein MALNWPGLLSIGVFYLIVLATGVWASRKSKREERKCTGNLSEVAMVGGRNLNIWVSIFTTTATWVGGGFILGNAEVVYDPKRGLAWAIGPIGSSLSLVVGALFFVKPVREKNYVTIMDPFQEKYGNTFTAIFFIPSLLADIFWIACVLAALGGTVSVIMDIPSPLAVALSAAVAVLYTLLGGLYSVAYTDVIQLIFMFLSLWFCVPFILMSPASTDITVTAVTKLYQEPWTGRLKLADAGCWLDDLLLVTLGGICYQAFYQRVLATATVAQAQFTCYAASVFCFILAIPPLLIGAVAASTDWNQTSFGLPTPYEQDKAGMILPISLHHLCPPFVSLAGIGAIAAAVMSSIDSALLSSASLFARNIYKNIFSKRASEKEILLVVKVSILLFGLMGAGLAMTTSSVYVFWILSGDVMYTVVCAQLICVLFLPGKVNGYGALAGLLVGLLLRLLVGEPLLGVPGLMPLPWDSLHEDGRLLHVFPFRTGIMLVSLATILVVSRFAACLFLKGLLPDNWDVYGLGEKRMILMKDMVAKDLTEKIGLNTRKMDPSPHASTEDMSSLQ from the exons ATGGCGCTTAACTGGCCCGGCCTGCTGTCGATCGGGGTGTTCTACCTCATCGTCCTCGCGACAGGCGTCTGGGCGTCCAGGAAGTCCAAACGCGAGGAGAGGAAGTGCACTGGAAACCTTAGTGAGGTTGCCATGGTTGGAGGGCGGAACCTCAACATCTGGGTCAGCATCTTCACTACCACAG CTACATGGGTGGGAGGAGGTTTCATCTTAGGCAATGCTGAGGTGGTCTACGACCCTAAAAGGGGCCTGGCTTGGGCCATTGGACCAATAGGCTCCTCCCTTAGCCTGGTTGTAG GTGCGTTGTTCTTTGTGAAACCGGTCCGAGAGAAGAATTACGTCACCATAATGGATCCGTTCCAGGAGAAGTACGGAAACACGTTTACTGCTATTTTCTTTATCCCATCACTCCTTGCTGACATCTTCTGGATAGCCTGTGTGCTTGCTGCATTGG GGGGAACGGTGAGTGTGATCATGGATATCCCATCACCTTTGGCTGTGGCCCTGTCTGCTGCCGTGGCAGTTCTCTACACATTGCTGGGAGGGTTGTACTCGGTGGCCTACACTGATGTCATCCAGCTCATCTTCATGTTCCTCAGCCTG TGGTTCTGTGTGCCCTTCATACTGATGAGCCCCGCCTCAACAGACATTACAGTCACAGCGGTGACAAAGCTGTATCAGGAGCCATGGACCGGCAGGCTGAAGTTGGCAGATGCAGGGTGCTGGCTGGATGACCTGCTACTGGTG ACTCTAGGTGGAATCTGTTACCAGGCCTTCTATCAGAGAGTCCTGGCCACAGCCACTGTGGCTCAGGCTCAGTTCACCTGCTATGCTGCCTCTGTCTTCTGCTTCATCCTCGCCATACCACCTCTTCTCATTGGTGCTGTGGCAGCATCCACAG ATTGGAACCAGACCAGTTTTGGTCTACCTACTCCCTACGAGCAGGACAAGGCGGGTATGATTCTGCCCATCTCCCTGCACCACCTGTGTCCACCTTTCGTCTCTCTTGCCGGAATCGGCGCCATTGCTGCTGCCGTGATGTCATCGATTGACTCTGCCCTGCTGTCATCTGCGTCCCTTTTTGCCCGAAACATCTACAAAAACATTTTCAGCAAAAGG GCCTCTGAGAAAGAGATTCTACTGGTTGTAAAGGTGTCCATCCTACTGTTTGGTTTGATGGGGGCGGGCTTGGCAATGACGACCTCCTCTGTGTATGTCTTCTGGATTCTCAGTGGAGATGTGATGTACACGGTGGTGTGTGCACAGTTGATCTGCGTCCTCTTTCTGCCTGGGAAGGTCAATGGGTATGGTGCCTTGGCAGGCCTTCTGGTAGGGCTACTGCTGCGGCTCCTTGTGGGAGAGCCCCTGCTTGGTGTGCCTGGACTCATGCCCCTTCCCTGGGACAGCCTACACGAGGACGGGCGTCTGCTGCATGTCTTCCCGTTCCGCACCGGCATCATGTTGGTCTCTCTGGCCACTATCCTGGTTGTGTCACGTTTCGCAGCCTGCCTTTTCCTTAAAGGGCTACTGCCTGACAACTGGGATGTATATGGACTTGGTGAAAAAAGGATGATTTTGATGAAGGATATGGTAGCTAAGGATCTGACTGAGAAGATTGGACTGAACACAAGGAAGATGGACCCATCTCCTCATGCGAGCACAGAAGATATGAGCTCTTTACAATGA
- the LOC106609539 gene encoding high-affinity choline transporter 1 isoform X2, translating into MALNWPGLLSIGVFYLIVLATGVWASRKSKREERKCTGNLSEVAMVGGRNLNIWVSIFTTTGGTVSVIMDIPSPLAVALSAAVAVLYTLLGGLYSVAYTDVIQLIFMFLSLWFCVPFILMSPASTDITVTAVTKLYQEPWTGRLKLADAGCWLDDLLLVTLGGICYQAFYQRVLATATVAQAQFTCYAASVFCFILAIPPLLIGAVAASTDWNQTSFGLPTPYEQDKAGMILPISLHHLCPPFVSLAGIGAIAAAVMSSIDSALLSSASLFARNIYKNIFSKRASEKEILLVVKVSILLFGLMGAGLAMTTSSVYVFWILSGDVMYTVVCAQLICVLFLPGKVNGYGALAGLLVGLLLRLLVGEPLLGVPGLMPLPWDSLHEDGRLLHVFPFRTGIMLVSLATILVVSRFAACLFLKGLLPDNWDVYGLGEKRMILMKDMVAKDLTEKIGLNTRKMDPSPHASTEDMSSLQ; encoded by the exons ATGGCGCTTAACTGGCCCGGCCTGCTGTCGATCGGGGTGTTCTACCTCATCGTCCTCGCGACAGGCGTCTGGGCGTCCAGGAAGTCCAAACGCGAGGAGAGGAAGTGCACTGGAAACCTTAGTGAGGTTGCCATGGTTGGAGGGCGGAACCTCAACATCTGGGTCAGCATCTTCACTACCACAG GGGGAACGGTGAGTGTGATCATGGATATCCCATCACCTTTGGCTGTGGCCCTGTCTGCTGCCGTGGCAGTTCTCTACACATTGCTGGGAGGGTTGTACTCGGTGGCCTACACTGATGTCATCCAGCTCATCTTCATGTTCCTCAGCCTG TGGTTCTGTGTGCCCTTCATACTGATGAGCCCCGCCTCAACAGACATTACAGTCACAGCGGTGACAAAGCTGTATCAGGAGCCATGGACCGGCAGGCTGAAGTTGGCAGATGCAGGGTGCTGGCTGGATGACCTGCTACTGGTG ACTCTAGGTGGAATCTGTTACCAGGCCTTCTATCAGAGAGTCCTGGCCACAGCCACTGTGGCTCAGGCTCAGTTCACCTGCTATGCTGCCTCTGTCTTCTGCTTCATCCTCGCCATACCACCTCTTCTCATTGGTGCTGTGGCAGCATCCACAG ATTGGAACCAGACCAGTTTTGGTCTACCTACTCCCTACGAGCAGGACAAGGCGGGTATGATTCTGCCCATCTCCCTGCACCACCTGTGTCCACCTTTCGTCTCTCTTGCCGGAATCGGCGCCATTGCTGCTGCCGTGATGTCATCGATTGACTCTGCCCTGCTGTCATCTGCGTCCCTTTTTGCCCGAAACATCTACAAAAACATTTTCAGCAAAAGG GCCTCTGAGAAAGAGATTCTACTGGTTGTAAAGGTGTCCATCCTACTGTTTGGTTTGATGGGGGCGGGCTTGGCAATGACGACCTCCTCTGTGTATGTCTTCTGGATTCTCAGTGGAGATGTGATGTACACGGTGGTGTGTGCACAGTTGATCTGCGTCCTCTTTCTGCCTGGGAAGGTCAATGGGTATGGTGCCTTGGCAGGCCTTCTGGTAGGGCTACTGCTGCGGCTCCTTGTGGGAGAGCCCCTGCTTGGTGTGCCTGGACTCATGCCCCTTCCCTGGGACAGCCTACACGAGGACGGGCGTCTGCTGCATGTCTTCCCGTTCCGCACCGGCATCATGTTGGTCTCTCTGGCCACTATCCTGGTTGTGTCACGTTTCGCAGCCTGCCTTTTCCTTAAAGGGCTACTGCCTGACAACTGGGATGTATATGGACTTGGTGAAAAAAGGATGATTTTGATGAAGGATATGGTAGCTAAGGATCTGACTGAGAAGATTGGACTGAACACAAGGAAGATGGACCCATCTCCTCATGCGAGCACAGAAGATATGAGCTCTTTACAATGA